The genomic segment GGCCGCCGGGACTGGCTCGCCCGGCCCGTGCCGGGCCCGCGCCGGTTGTCCGAACTGACGCTGGGCCTGATCGGTGTGGGGCGCACCGGATCACGCGTCGCGGCGCTCGCCGCCGGATCCGTGCACCGGATCCTCGGGTACGGGCACGGGCCGATCCCGCCCGGCGTCACGGCCGCGCCGCTGGCCCAGGTGGTGGCGCAGGCGGACCTGCTGTCGCTGCATCTGCCGCTCACCGCCGCGACCACCGGACTGCTGGACGCGGACCTGCTGGCCGGCATGCGCCCCGGGGCCCAGCTGATCAACGTCTCCCGTGGCGGCCTGGTCGACGCGGAAGCTCTTGCCGCCGCGCTGGATTCGGGCCACCTCGCCGGTGCGGCACTGGACGTGCTCGACATCGAGCCGCCACCGGCCGGCGACCGGCTGGCCGGGCATCCGAAGGTGCTGCTCACTCCGCACGTCGCCTATCTGTCCGACGCCGCCGCCCGCGATTACGTGCTGACGCAGGCACGCAACGTCGTGCACTGGCGGCACACCGGCCGGCCGCTGCACCCGATCGCCGAACCGGCGGCCCGATCGTGACCGGGCCGCGGCTGGAACTGTTCAACTCACTGTGGGCGATGGAGGACCTGCCCTATCGCGGCGCGCGACCGTGGCAGCTCGAGGAACAGCTGGATCTGCTGGAGCGCAACGGGTTCGACGGCGCCGCCGTCGATCTCGGCGCGCGGCAGCGGCCCGGGGCGGCACGGCTCGCGACCGCACTGCGCGGGCGGGCACTGCGCGTCGCGGTGTTCGCCTTCGTCGCCGACGACCCGGACCTCGAGGCCGCCCTGCGGTATGCGGGCACGGTCGGCGCGGACCGAATGGTGGTGTGCGGCCGCCTCTTCGACGACGAGCCCGCCGTCCTCGCCACGGTGCTGGAGCGCTGGCACCGCCGTTGCGCCGGTGCCGGGGTGGCCATGCAACTGGAGACCCACCGCAACACACTGACCGAGGATCTGCACCGCACCGTCGCGCTGCTGCGCATCCTCGATCCGGCGATCCGGCTCGCGATGGATCTGTCGCACTACGTGTGCGGCAGCGAGATTCCGCTACCGGTGCCGGCCGCGACCGACGAACTGCTCACCGCCGTGCTGGAGCGCGCCGAATCCGTGCAGGGCCGGGTCGCGACCCGCTGCCAGGTGCAGATCCCGCTGGGCTTCCCGCAACATCGCGCCTGGGAGGACCAGTTCCGGGACTGGTGGATTCGCGCGTTCACCGCCGCCCTCCGGTACCGCGGCGGCAGCGAGCCGGTGATGTTCTGCACCGAACTCGGCACCACCCCGTACGCGATCACCGGTCCCGACGGCCGCGAGCTGTCCGACCGGTGGGCCGACACCCTCACTCTGCGCGACCGCGCCGCCGCGGCCTTCGCCACCGCCTGCGACGACCTCGCCCGCACCCCAGGAGGAACCTCGTGACCACCGCGCATACCGCCGCACAACCCTTGGGCGGCAACCACATCGCCGCGGGACCGCTGACCGAACCGCCGGCCGGCCGCGCGCTGCTGCCCGCGCGCGCCTACACCGGCGAGGACGAATTCCGGGCCGAGCAACGACTGGTGTTCGGCGCCGGATGGGTGTGGGCCGGCTATGCCCACTGGCTCGCCGAGCCGGGTGCGGTGCATCCGGTCACCGTGGCCGGGCAACCGCTGCTGCTGGTCCGCGACGAGCAGCAGCGGATCCGGGTGTTCCACAACGCCTGCCGCCACCGCGGCATGACGCTCACCGAGGAACCGACGGTGGTACGCAAACGCATCCAGTGCGCCTATCACTGCTGGTCGTTCGGACTCGACGGAAAGCTCTGCGCGGCACCGTTCTACGGCCGCGCCAAGGGGAGCGCCGTCGCTGCCGAGCTCGGTGACCGGCTGGCCCTGATCCCGGTCGCGGCCCACGTCTGGGCGGGCCTGATCTTCGTGGATCTCGCTGCCGCCGACGCCGATCCGCAGGCCTGCGCGGCCGACTTCACCGACCGGCTCGCGCCCCTGCTGCGACGCTGGTCGCACATCGCCTTCGACCGCCTGCATCCGGTCGAGGAACGCCGCTTCGACATCGCCGCGAATTGGAAACTGGTGGTGGAGAACTTCCTCGACTTCTATCACCTGCCGTTCATCCATCCTCAGGTCGGTCCGGTGGCGGCCGCGCTGGACATCGACGATCTGGTGCTGCGGCCGGACATCATGGGCGGCAGCTATCCCCGCGGCGCGGTCGGCAAGACCGGCAAGACCGAGAAACGCCTGCCGTGGCTGGGCGACCTGCCCGCCGATCTGCTCGAACGGCAGGACATCTTCTGTGTCTTCCCCAATGCCCTGTTGTTCCTGGAGGCCGACTGGTTCCAGGTGATCGGTTTCGATCCGCTGGCGCCGGGCCGCACCCTGGAGCATATGGCGGTGTTCGTGGACCGCACCGCCGCCGGGGCCGAATTCGCGGGCACCCGAACACAATTGGCCGAGGCGCTGTTCGCGGTCAACGAGCAGGATCTGCCGATCCTGCGCCGGCTGCAAGCCGGACGGCACTCCCCGGCCGCCGACGCCACCAACCTCGTCGCCGCCTGGGATCAGATCACCGCGCTGTTCCAGCAGCGGGTCGCCGACCGGGCGGGCTACCGATGAGCCCGGAGGCGCGGCTGCGGCGGGAACTGGCGGCGGTGTACCGGCTGATCGCCCATTTCGGGATGACCGACCTCATCTTCACCCACATCTCGCTGCGGCTGCCCGGCGCGCAGCCACGCTTCCTGATCAACCCGTACGGGCTGCTGTTCGAGGAGATCACCGCCTCGAATCTGGTGATCGTCGACGCCGGCGGCCACCCGGTCGGCGACGGCGGGCAGCGGGTGAACCCGGCCGGATTCGTCATCCACTCCGCCGTGCACGCCGCCCGCGCCGATGCCCACTGCGTCCTGCACACCCACACCCAGGCCGGTTGTGCGGTGGCGGCAAGCGCCGCGGGACTGCTTCCGCTGAACCAGATCTCGATGGAGTTCTACGATCGGATCGGATACCACGACTACGAAGGCGTGGCGCTCGGCCGGGCCGAACAACAGCGGTTGATCGCCGATCTCGGCGGCCATCCCGCGCTGATCCTGCGTCACCACGGCCTGCTGACCGTGGGAAGTACTCCGGCACAAGCCTTTCTGCGCATGTTCTATCTGGAGCGGGCCTGCCGGATCCAGCTGACGGCCACCGCCGCGGGCCCGGTGACCACACCACCGCCCGAGGTCTGCGCGCGCGCCGCACACCAGCTGACCACCGGCGCGGCCCCCGGCGACGACTACGCCGACCTTGATGGTTACGAGCTCGCCTGGGCGGCCCTGCTGCGACTGCTGGACCGCGTCGCCCCCGGCTACACGGACTAGCCGGACACCCAGTACCCCTCTCCCGGAAAGGATCCGCCGATGTCTCCTGTCGGACCCGTCGACGCCACCCTGGTTCCCCGTTACGCGGGCCCGGCCACCTTCGCCCGGCTGCCCCGGCTGGACGAGGTCACCGCCGCCGACGTCGCCGTCGTCGGGGTGCCGTTCGACACCGGGGTCAGCTACCGGCCCGGCGCGCGGCTGGGCCCGGCACATGTGCGCGCCTCCTCGAAACTGTTGCGGCCCTACAACCCCGAGCTCGACGTCAGCCCTTTCCAGCGGTTGCAGGTCGCCGACGCCGGCGATATTCCCTGCAATCCCTTCGACATCGGTGCGGCGATCACCGAGATCGAAAGGGCCAGCGATGATCTCACCGGGACCGGGGCCCGGCTGCTGACGCTCGGCGGGGATCACACCATCGCGCTACCGCTGTTGCGATCCGTGGCCCGCCGGCACGGACCGGTCGCCGTGGTGCACTTCGACGCCCACCTCGACACCTGGGACACGTATTTCGGCGCCGCGGTCACGCACGGCACCCCGTTCCGCCGCGCCTCCGAGGAGGGTCTCATCGACCGGGAGGCCAGTCTGCACATCGGCACTCGCGGTCCGCTCTACAGCGACCAGGACCTCGACGACGACCGCCGCCTCGGCTTCGCCACGATCACCGCGCCGCAGGTGGAGATCGACGGCGTCGCCGCGGCCGTCGACCGGATGCTGGCCCGGGTCGGCGACCGCCCGGTGTACGTCTCGGTCGACATCGACGTGCTGGACCCGGCGCACGCGCCGGGTACCGGCACTCCGGAGGCCGGTGGCCTCACCAGTCGCGAACTGCTGCACCTGCTCCGGGCGTTCCGCGCGGTGAATCTGGTGGGTGCCGACATCGTCGAGGTCGCGCCGGCCTACGACCACGCCGAGATCACCGGCATCGCCGCCGCGCACGTCGGCTACGAGCTCCTCTCCGCGATGGCCGCCGCCTGAGCGTCAGATGGTCTGCGCGACCGGCGCTGCCATCAATGCGGTGAGGAATTCCTCCGGCACGTGCGGCCATTCGGGCCGCCACCGGCCGGACTCCTGATCCGCGCGCAGTGCGGCCAGCACCGCCACCACGTACGGGCCGCCGTCGAGAAGGTAACGGACGGAACCGAAGACGGCGCACTGGGCGGCCACTCGGGCGGCCAGCGCCTTCGCCTCGCCGGTGCGGCCGGCGGCGGCGAGGCAGCCGATCAGCAGGCGGCGGGCCTTCAGCAGTTCGCGTGGACGGTCGACGGATTCCAGGCGGTCGACCCAGTCGTGCGCCCACCGGCACGCCGATTCGGGATCGTCGGGCAGCAGCAGCCGGATGGCCGTGAATTCCTCGTACAGGACGGTGAATTCGTCGACCGGATCGGCCGGGGCGCGGCGGTCGGCGTAGTCGAGCACCGGTAGTTCGCCGAATTCCGGATGCGGTGGCAGGCCCAGCCGCAACCGCTCGTTCTCGACCTCGGCGCGCAACCTCGGCAGTTGCATGGCGTGGGCCACCCGCGCACCCTCGGTGAGGCGGCGGATGGCGGCGCCCCGATCGCCGCGCAGCGCCTTGATCCGGGCGCCGACCACGAAGCGGGCCAGTTTGAAGTCGACGATGCCGGCGGTGGGCCCGAGCTTGTAGCCGTCGTCGATGAGGCGTTCGGCGGCGGCCACCTCGCCGCGTTCGTAGAGCAGTTCGCCGAGCAGCGCACCGGCCAGGCGCGCGGGATACGACTGGCTGCCACCGGTTTGGCGCGCCAGGCGCAGCGCGCGGCGGAAGTATTTCTCCGCGCCGGGGATGTCCAGTTGCAGCCCGGCGGCCACGCCCAGGAAGCAGAGTCCGTGAATCTCGTTGTACGAGCCCCGGTTCCGCCGGATGTACGGGGCCGCCCAGCGCTGGCGGCGGTGGGCCTCGTCCAGGTCGTAGCGGTAGGCGGCCACATAGGTGGCGATATTGGCCGCGATCCCGACCACGTACGGCGGCAGGCGGTCCGCGTGTTCGAAGCACGGGGCGAGCTGTTCGTCGATGCCGGACAACCGATCCGCGCGCAGCGCCACCACCGCGTGCACGACATCGGCCTGCGCGCGCAGCAGCGTGGTGTCGCCCGGCGTCCCGGTCAGCAGGTCCTCGGCCCGCCGCAGCGCCTGTCCGGCGGGATCGGGGCGGTGCAACAGGGTGTTCGCCCAGGCCAGCAGCAGTTGCAGCGGTGGATGGGTGTCGACGGCGGCGCCCGGCAGCGTGCCGACCAGGGCCAGCAGGCCCGCGGCGTGGCCGTGTTCGAGCAGCGACATGCCGTCCGCCTCGACCAGCGCGACCGCGGCCGCCTCGTCCCCGGCCCGCAACGCGTGGTCGACGGCCTCGCCGACCAGGCGCTGCCCGGCGAACCAGCGCGATGCGGTGCGATGCAGCTCGGTGATCCCCTGTGCCCGGTCCCGTTCCAGCCGCTGCCGGAGGAATTCCGCGAAGAGGTGGTCGTAGCGGAACCAGTGGCCGTCGTCGAGCCTGCGCAGGAACAGATCTCGCTGCTCGATCCGCTCCAGCACCGCCTGCCCGTCCGCGACACCGGTCAGGGCGGCGGCCAGATCGCCGCAGACCCGGTCGGAGATCGACGTGGCGGTGAGGAATTCGAGCAGGTCGGGTTCCAGGGTGTCGAGGACGTTCTCGGCCAGGAATTCGCCGATGAGGTGATGCCGGCCGCTGAGATTGCCGATCAGCCCGCCGCGATCGTCGCTGTCGCGCAGCGCGAGAGCGGCCAGGCGCAGGGCGGTGATCCAGCCCTCGGTGGCGGCGGTGAGCTCGTCGGCATCCTCCGGATCGAGCTCCGGCCCGACCAGACCGGCCAGGAAGGTCCTGGCCTCGGCCGGCTCGAATCGCAGTGCGGCGGCGCCGATCTCGACCAGGTCGCCGCGGGCGCGGGCGGCGCTCATCGGCAGGCCGGCGCGGCTGCGGCTGGTCACCACCAGGTGCAGTGCGGGACTGCAACTCTCGATCAGGAAGCGCAGCGCGGCGGTGGTGGCCGGATCGGTGACCCGATGCCAGTCGTCGATCACCACCACCAATTGCTCACCGCGGGCGTCGATATCGTTGATCAGCGAGGTGAGCACGTACCGTTCGGCCTCGTCGCCGTGCGTCGCCAGCAACTGGCCGAGCTCGCGGGCCAGCGCGGGCCGGACGGTGTGGATCGCCTCGATCAGATGTGACAGGAACCAGATGACGTTGTCGTCGTCGCGATCGACGGTCAGCCAGGCCGCGGCCGTACCCTCCGCGGTGAGCCAGCCGAACCACTGCGCGGCCAGGGTGCTCTTACCGAATCCGGTGGGGCCGTGGACGACCGCGAGTCTGCGGTCCCGGCCCCGCCGCAGCATCCCGAGCAGCCGATCACGCGCCACGAGCCCCTGGGTGGCCGGTGGCGGCCGGAAACGGGTGGCGGGCACCGGCGGTGTGGGGGTGGTGCGCGATCCCGTCGCACCGATCCGGACGGCGACGGTGCGGATGTCGGCGGCGGTGGTCCGGCTCTCCGTGGTGGCGGAGGAGGTCCGGCCGTCCGCGTCCGGCTCGGATCCGCTGTCCGCCAACGGAACCGGCAGCTCGTCCGGCGGCAGGCCGTGCCGGGCCTGGATCTCGCGCAGCCGGTCACCGAATTCGGCCGCGGTGGTGAACCGATCGGATCTGTCGCGCGACATCGCCCGCTCGATCGTGTCGGTGAGATCCGGCGGCAGCCCGTATTCGGCGAGATCCGGCACCGGCATCCGGGTGATGCGCAGGAACTGCGCCACCAGCTGCTCGCCGCTGCGCCGCTCGAACACCGCGTGCCCGGTGGCCGCGCAGAACAGCGTGGCGGCCAGGCCGTAGACGTCGGCGCCCGCGTCCGGCGGCTGCCCCTGCAGCACCTCGGGGGCGGTGAAGGCCGGCGAACCGGTCACCGTGCCCGCGGTGGTCACGAAACCGCCTGCCAGCCGCGCGATGCCAAAATCCGCCAGCTGCGGTTCGCCGTAGTCGTCGAGCAGGATGTTGCCCGGCTTCACGTCCCGGTGCAGGGTGCCGCCGCGATGGGCCGTCTCCAGCGCCCCGGCGATCTTCACCCCGATCCGCACCGCCTCGGTCCAGCCCACCGGGCCGCACTCCTGGATGTGGGCCTCCAGCGAACCGCGCGAGTGGTACGGCATGACGAGGTACGGCCGTCCGGCGGCGCTGGTGCCCACCTCGAAGAGGTCGACGATGTTGGGATGTCCGGAGAGCTTGCCCATCGCCAGCTGTTCCCGCACGAAACGTTCGAGATTGTCCGGATCCGTCTCGGCGGTGAGCAGTTTGACCGCGACCGTACGGTCCAGGGCGGGCTGGCGGCAGCGGTACACGACACCGAAACCGCCGCTGCCGATCTCGACGGGGCCGGTGAAACCGGCAGCCGCCAGCTCGGCCGCGAACCCCGCGATCGGGTCACGTTCCGTGGAGAGCGGATCGCTGTGCGTCACGACGACCTCGATACAACCTTCGACCTGAACTTCAAGGATATTCCGGTCACGGCGATCGTGGATCCCCCGGTTTCCCGGGTGTGTCGTCCCGTGTGTCCCTCGGATCGAAGCTTTCCGACTGTCGCCACGGGTTGACAGACGGTTACTATCTTTTCCTCGAGGATTCCACAGTCAGAAAAGGTTCCTATAGAGGTATGAACGCAATTCCGATCCGTCGGCGCCCGGTGCGTTGGCTGGCGTGTTGGTGTGCGGTGGTGGGGGTTTCGGCACTGGCGACCACTCAGGTGGCGGAGGCACGCCCCGTGGACCTCGCACCGGCCATGGCGCCCCCCACCGTGGCTCCGGTCACCACGTCCTCACCCGGCCTGCTCGTCGATTCGGCGACCGCGATCGCCGGGCAGATGCAGTCCGCGATCGATCTCACCGCACCCGGCAGCCAGGTCGGCATCGAGGTGGTCGACACCACCACCGGCGCCGAAATCGCCGGCGTCGACACCGATCAGCAGTTCTACACCGCCTCGGTGGTGAAGTTGCTGATCGCCCTGGACGCGCTGGAACGCGCCGATCCCGCGCCACTCCCGCCGGATGCCGCCGCGGCGCAAGCCGATCCGCCGATCGCGGATCAGGTCCGCGAGATGCTGACCACCAGTGACGACGGCATCGCCGACGAGCTCTGGGTCAGCGACGGCGGGGTCGACATCGTCACGCGGATGGCGCAGAAGATCGGCCTGCCCGGCACCGTGCCGCCCGACGATCCGGGCCAGTGGGGCGAAACCCGCACCACGCCCAAGGATGTCGCGGCGATCTACCGGTACATCACGGCCACCGCCCCGCAGCCGGAGCGTCAGGTGATCATGGACGCGCTCGAGCATGTGACCGAGATCTCCGCCGACGGCACCGACCAGTTGTTCGGCATCCCGGCCGCGCTGCTGCCGGGTGTCGCGTGGGCCGTGAAACCCGGTTGGATGGCGCTGAATTCGTCGACGACGCTCAACACCACCGGCCTGATCGCCGGCCGCCGGGGTGAGCCGCTGCGCTACATCGTCGTGGTGCTGACCACCCAGCCGGCCGATATCGGCTGGACCGCCGGCGGCGACGCGCTCACCGCCGGAGTCACGGTCCTGCGGACCGCACTGGGCCTGGAACGCTGAAACCGCCCGAGCCCGTGGCGAAGTCCCGGGCCCGGCGCGGTCTCGAATCGCGCCGACTCCCCCCGGACCCGAACCGGACCCGAAAAGATCCGGCCCGGACCGCATTTCCCGCGGTCCGGGCCGGATCTCGTCGATGTGCCGTGGCTTCAGCTCATTCGTCGTCCCGCGGCTTGGTGGACCGGGCCTTGCGCCGCTCGGCCCGCAGTTCGGCCAGTTCCTGTTCGAGCGAATCCGCGATGCGGAACTGCCCGGTGTCGTAGATGTTGAACGAATCGGTCGACGGGTTGCCGTCGTCGACGGACTTGCTCGACTTGGCACCGTTGGACTTTCCGTTGACCTTGTCGCCGGTGTCCCGGGCCGGGGCCACGGCGAAGATCGAATCCGTATTGGGCTCGTCCACATCGAGCAGCGTCGAATCGCGGTCGCTCGACACCCGATCGGAACTACGCGTGCTGCGCACCTTGGTGGTGGGCTCGGCGGCAGTGGCCTGGGCCGGCAGCGCGGCGACCGGACGGCTCGAATTCGGCTCGGGCGTACCGCCGTCGCGCAGGAAGCTCACGAACGTGGGCATCGAGCGGCGGATCTGCTCGGCCGGATCCGGCATATCGCGCACGGTCTCG from the Nocardia sp. BMG111209 genome contains:
- the speB gene encoding agmatinase, with product MSPVGPVDATLVPRYAGPATFARLPRLDEVTAADVAVVGVPFDTGVSYRPGARLGPAHVRASSKLLRPYNPELDVSPFQRLQVADAGDIPCNPFDIGAAITEIERASDDLTGTGARLLTLGGDHTIALPLLRSVARRHGPVAVVHFDAHLDTWDTYFGAAVTHGTPFRRASEEGLIDREASLHIGTRGPLYSDQDLDDDRRLGFATITAPQVEIDGVAAAVDRMLARVGDRPVYVSVDIDVLDPAHAPGTGTPEAGGLTSRELLHLLRAFRAVNLVGADIVEVAPAYDHAEITGIAAAHVGYELLSAMAAA
- a CDS encoding NAD(P)-dependent oxidoreductase, whose product is MPELAVYTDIDDLDPSPGVKLLQDNGFRVRVLATRDPAEIAAAAAGATALLAGYAPVDAALLDRLPRLRIVSLLSRGSDTVDVAAATARGVWVAAVGDAAVEEVATHAWALALALVRRLDFFTLSGRRDWLARPVPGPRRLSELTLGLIGVGRTGSRVAALAAGSVHRILGYGHGPIPPGVTAAPLAQVVAQADLLSLHLPLTAATTGLLDADLLAGMRPGAQLINVSRGGLVDAEALAAALDSGHLAGAALDVLDIEPPPAGDRLAGHPKVLLTPHVAYLSDAAARDYVLTQARNVVHWRHTGRPLHPIAEPAARS
- a CDS encoding serine/threonine-protein kinase, with the protein product MTHSDPLSTERDPIAGFAAELAAAGFTGPVEIGSGGFGVVYRCRQPALDRTVAVKLLTAETDPDNLERFVREQLAMGKLSGHPNIVDLFEVGTSAAGRPYLVMPYHSRGSLEAHIQECGPVGWTEAVRIGVKIAGALETAHRGGTLHRDVKPGNILLDDYGEPQLADFGIARLAGGFVTTAGTVTGSPAFTAPEVLQGQPPDAGADVYGLAATLFCAATGHAVFERRSGEQLVAQFLRITRMPVPDLAEYGLPPDLTDTIERAMSRDRSDRFTTAAEFGDRLREIQARHGLPPDELPVPLADSGSEPDADGRTSSATTESRTTAADIRTVAVRIGATGSRTTPTPPVPATRFRPPPATQGLVARDRLLGMLRRGRDRRLAVVHGPTGFGKSTLAAQWFGWLTAEGTAAAWLTVDRDDDNVIWFLSHLIEAIHTVRPALARELGQLLATHGDEAERYVLTSLINDIDARGEQLVVVIDDWHRVTDPATTAALRFLIESCSPALHLVVTSRSRAGLPMSAARARGDLVEIGAAALRFEPAEARTFLAGLVGPELDPEDADELTAATEGWITALRLAALALRDSDDRGGLIGNLSGRHHLIGEFLAENVLDTLEPDLLEFLTATSISDRVCGDLAAALTGVADGQAVLERIEQRDLFLRRLDDGHWFRYDHLFAEFLRQRLERDRAQGITELHRTASRWFAGQRLVGEAVDHALRAGDEAAAVALVEADGMSLLEHGHAAGLLALVGTLPGAAVDTHPPLQLLLAWANTLLHRPDPAGQALRRAEDLLTGTPGDTTLLRAQADVVHAVVALRADRLSGIDEQLAPCFEHADRLPPYVVGIAANIATYVAAYRYDLDEAHRRQRWAAPYIRRNRGSYNEIHGLCFLGVAAGLQLDIPGAEKYFRRALRLARQTGGSQSYPARLAGALLGELLYERGEVAAAERLIDDGYKLGPTAGIVDFKLARFVVGARIKALRGDRGAAIRRLTEGARVAHAMQLPRLRAEVENERLRLGLPPHPEFGELPVLDYADRRAPADPVDEFTVLYEEFTAIRLLLPDDPESACRWAHDWVDRLESVDRPRELLKARRLLIGCLAAAGRTGEAKALAARVAAQCAVFGSVRYLLDGGPYVVAVLAALRADQESGRWRPEWPHVPEEFLTALMAAPVAQTI
- a CDS encoding sugar phosphate isomerase/epimerase, whose translation is MTGPRLELFNSLWAMEDLPYRGARPWQLEEQLDLLERNGFDGAAVDLGARQRPGAARLATALRGRALRVAVFAFVADDPDLEAALRYAGTVGADRMVVCGRLFDDEPAVLATVLERWHRRCAGAGVAMQLETHRNTLTEDLHRTVALLRILDPAIRLAMDLSHYVCGSEIPLPVPAATDELLTAVLERAESVQGRVATRCQVQIPLGFPQHRAWEDQFRDWWIRAFTAALRYRGGSEPVMFCTELGTTPYAITGPDGRELSDRWADTLTLRDRAAAAFATACDDLARTPGGTS
- a CDS encoding class II aldolase/adducin family protein, giving the protein MSPEARLRRELAAVYRLIAHFGMTDLIFTHISLRLPGAQPRFLINPYGLLFEEITASNLVIVDAGGHPVGDGGQRVNPAGFVIHSAVHAARADAHCVLHTHTQAGCAVAASAAGLLPLNQISMEFYDRIGYHDYEGVALGRAEQQRLIADLGGHPALILRHHGLLTVGSTPAQAFLRMFYLERACRIQLTATAAGPVTTPPPEVCARAAHQLTTGAAPGDDYADLDGYELAWAALLRLLDRVAPGYTD
- a CDS encoding serine hydrolase, with the protein product MDLAPAMAPPTVAPVTTSSPGLLVDSATAIAGQMQSAIDLTAPGSQVGIEVVDTTTGAEIAGVDTDQQFYTASVVKLLIALDALERADPAPLPPDAAAAQADPPIADQVREMLTTSDDGIADELWVSDGGVDIVTRMAQKIGLPGTVPPDDPGQWGETRTTPKDVAAIYRYITATAPQPERQVIMDALEHVTEISADGTDQLFGIPAALLPGVAWAVKPGWMALNSSTTLNTTGLIAGRRGEPLRYIVVVLTTQPADIGWTAGGDALTAGVTVLRTALGLER
- a CDS encoding aromatic ring-hydroxylating dioxygenase subunit alpha, translating into MTTAHTAAQPLGGNHIAAGPLTEPPAGRALLPARAYTGEDEFRAEQRLVFGAGWVWAGYAHWLAEPGAVHPVTVAGQPLLLVRDEQQRIRVFHNACRHRGMTLTEEPTVVRKRIQCAYHCWSFGLDGKLCAAPFYGRAKGSAVAAELGDRLALIPVAAHVWAGLIFVDLAAADADPQACAADFTDRLAPLLRRWSHIAFDRLHPVEERRFDIAANWKLVVENFLDFYHLPFIHPQVGPVAAALDIDDLVLRPDIMGGSYPRGAVGKTGKTEKRLPWLGDLPADLLERQDIFCVFPNALLFLEADWFQVIGFDPLAPGRTLEHMAVFVDRTAAGAEFAGTRTQLAEALFAVNEQDLPILRRLQAGRHSPAADATNLVAAWDQITALFQQRVADRAGYR